One window from the genome of Rhizoctonia solani chromosome 15, complete sequence encodes:
- a CDS encoding Retrotransposable element Tf2 protein has protein sequence MATRSRPASRTRSPIDQGELGPQLLATPYVEIGEVSLERITSLLLGLLGQVEHLERKVEEVREAGVEARTNLENISQAVDTVKDGLRSLQLHGPRTPEDTKPPAVEATPRPLSKVDPIGSTSRVSFWPEPSRGLPAFAQPTPVQAVPPRVPSPPPSPRLQSPIGTAAPPPPAPVATYPAPVKVDHPDAYTGKIGSKAKQWLTRMLAWTRLNSRMFPTDQEVLSFLLMNMKDSAGAWAHPHLDQLGSHRAIIQTVEGFKLEFLAAFGDPDATRAAERKITSLTQSGTCADYITKFRTLAMELDWNDAALRGQFAQGLHWEVSRQIATREHRPRTLLELQNAALVIDNALREERASHPPKDSKSSRPSNPARGTSTGQSSTGSKKLSDDPNFVSEEEQNRRRAAGACIKCGKMGHKFAECRTGWKATPVEDKGKAKETAKIGKDSEYQSGKE, from the coding sequence atggcaacccgttcccggccaGCCTCTcgaacccgctccccaatTGATCAAGGGGAGctgggaccccaactttTGGCAACCCCCTATGTCGAAAtcggggaagtctccctcgaGCGAATCAcaagcctcctccttggcctcctcggCCAAGTCGAGCACCTTGAGCGGAAAGTGGAAGAAGTCCGAGAAGCAGGGGTCGAGGCCCGTACCaaccttgagaacatctctcaagccgtcgatactgtcaaggatgggcttagaagcctccaactccatggGCCCCGGACCCCAGAGGACACAAAACCCCCGgccgtggaagcaacgccacgccccttaTCAAAAGTCGACCCTATTGGATCGACTAGTCGGGTCTCGTTCTGGCCCGAACCATCTAGAGGGCTCCCCgcctttgcccaacccactcctgtccaagcagtgcccccgcgagtcccatctccccctccatctccgcgtctccaatccccgatTGGGACAGCTGCCCCTcctcctccggctccagtcgccacctatcccgctccggtcaaggttgaccatcccgacgcctacacaggcaaaatagggagcaaagcaaagcagtggctgacccGGATGTTagcctggacccgcctcaaCTCCCGCATGTTCCCCACAGACCAAGAGGTCTTATCATTCCTtctcatgaacatgaaggattccgcgggagcatgggcTCATCCACACCTCgaccagcttgggtcacaccgagccatcatccaaacggtcgAAGGATTCAAACTGgagttcctggcagcatttggcgaccctgatgccacaagggccgctgaGCGGAAGATAACCTCCCTTACCcaatccggcacatgcgcggattatATTACGaagttcagaaccttagcaatggaactggactggaacgacgcggcccttcgaggccagtttgcccaaggcctccattgggaggtcagccgccaaattgcaACCCGTGAACACCGTCCCCGCACCCTCTtagagctgcaaaatgcagcacttgtcatcgataacgccctccgagaggagcgtgctagccatccgCCGAAGGATAGTaagtctagcagaccatctaaccccgcaagggggacgagtaccggccagtcAAGCACCGGCTCTAAGAAGCTCTCCGACGATCCAAACTTTGTgtcggaagaagaacaaaatcgccgccgcgccgctggcgcTTGTATCAAGTGCGGAaaaatgggtcacaagttcgcggaatgccgcacgggctggaaggccacccctgttgaggacaaagggaaggctaaggaaaccgccaaaattggcaaagactctgagtaccaatcgggaaaagagtaa